In one window of Camelina sativa cultivar DH55 chromosome 15, Cs, whole genome shotgun sequence DNA:
- the LOC104747853 gene encoding uncharacterized protein LOC104747853 isoform X1, with translation MEVDVPVSVAYNFYLDRESFPKWMPFISSVEVLKDKPDLSRWSLKYDAFGQDSRSIDYGSFEFVKAASLDNEIQFVETTSSDVAKLLFPDLKTNNVFVGLVKTEAERYTAYGKLPDVIIFPSLFIV, from the exons ATGGAAGTAGATGTTCCAGTATCCGTAGCGTATAATTTCTACTTGGATCGTGAATCTTTTCCTAAATGGATGCCTTTTATTTCATCCGTAGAG GTGTTAAAAGACAAGCCTGATCTTTCACGTTGGTCACTCAAGTACGATGCTTTTGGTCAAGATTCACGATCAATTGATTATGGGAGCTTTGAGTTTGTAAAAGCTGCGTCATTAGACAATGAAATCCAGTTCGTAGAAACAACTAGTAGTGATGTCGCCAAGCTTCTCTTCCCTGACCTTAAAACCAACAATGTGTTTGTTGGATTGGTTAAAACTGAGGCTGAGAGGTACACTGCATACGGTAAGCTCCCTGATGTTATAATATTCCCCTCCTTATTTATAGTCTGA
- the LOC104747853 gene encoding uncharacterized protein LOC104747853 isoform X2, which translates to MEVDVPVSVAYNFYLDRESFPKWMPFISSVEVLKDKPDLSRWSLKYDAFGQDSRSIDYGSFEFVKAASLDNEIQFVETTSSDVAKLLFPDLKTNNVFVGLVKTEAERYTAYERKR; encoded by the exons ATGGAAGTAGATGTTCCAGTATCCGTAGCGTATAATTTCTACTTGGATCGTGAATCTTTTCCTAAATGGATGCCTTTTATTTCATCCGTAGAG GTGTTAAAAGACAAGCCTGATCTTTCACGTTGGTCACTCAAGTACGATGCTTTTGGTCAAGATTCACGATCAATTGATTATGGGAGCTTTGAGTTTGTAAAAGCTGCGTCATTAGACAATGAAATCCAGTTCGTAGAAACAACTAGTAGTGATGTCGCCAAGCTTCTCTTCCCTGACCTTAAAACCAACAATGTGTTTGTTGGATTGGTTAAAACTGAGGCTGAGAGGTACACTGCATACG AACGAAAACGGTAG